In the Corynebacterium gerontici genome, one interval contains:
- a CDS encoding TetR/AcrR family transcriptional regulator, with protein sequence MPVVSNAELSSKRQDILEGARRCFAEHGYEGATVRRLEEAVGKSRGAIFHHFGDKEGLFLALAREDAARMAEVVAQYGLVDVMRDMLARPERYEWLYTRLEIITMLRTDPAFRAQWQAHQSVLDQAVRERLEQNAAKGRMRDDVPIEVLHLYLETVLDGFISRFAAGEPPERLSSLLDLVEETIRCHAIHSINDSSKTSQK encoded by the coding sequence ATGCCTGTGGTGAGCAATGCCGAGCTATCTTCTAAACGCCAGGACATTCTTGAAGGCGCCAGGCGCTGCTTTGCTGAGCACGGATATGAAGGCGCTACCGTCCGTCGGCTGGAAGAAGCCGTGGGAAAATCACGCGGGGCTATTTTTCATCACTTCGGGGACAAAGAAGGCTTGTTCCTCGCCCTTGCTCGCGAAGATGCAGCGAGGATGGCTGAGGTCGTTGCCCAGTACGGGCTCGTGGACGTCATGCGCGATATGCTCGCACGCCCCGAACGCTATGAGTGGTTGTACACCCGCCTAGAGATCATCACCATGCTGCGCACCGATCCTGCGTTCCGAGCTCAATGGCAAGCACACCAAAGCGTGTTAGACCAAGCTGTGCGGGAGCGACTTGAGCAGAACGCAGCCAAGGGCAGGATGCGCGACGACGTTCCCATCGAAGTTTTGCACCTCTATTTGGAAACGGTACTTGATGGCTTCATTTCCCGGTTTGCTGCGGGTGAACCGCCAGAACGCCTATCCAGCCTTCTGGATCTAGTTGAGGAAACAATACGCTGCCATGCAATTCATTCAATAAATGATTCTTCAAAAACTAGCCAAAAATAG
- a CDS encoding glutamine amidotransferase gives MVNVLLVSVRTGEDVIQAEYVDVLETTGLQPEHITHQIVDDPEDSIDLSAGSFDGIIVGGSPLNVTNEQYTEWQHTVHRELRALIHQPIPTLFICYGNSFLTYATGGIVRRNFPEEAGPTDVILTEAGMKDPLFQGLPRKFQSLGGHTESAEELDESVTRLAGGPHCPIQAIRANESTWATQFHPELTTERFVTRIGFYLDYGYFNAAEFDQVAQRARAIDTTASNQVMLNFLQICQQYAEQTKSGVPQ, from the coding sequence ATGGTCAATGTGCTGTTAGTTTCCGTCCGTACCGGCGAGGACGTTATCCAAGCCGAATACGTCGATGTGCTTGAGACCACCGGGCTTCAACCCGAACACATCACCCACCAGATAGTGGACGACCCCGAAGATTCGATCGACCTTTCCGCCGGTAGCTTCGACGGCATCATCGTCGGCGGCAGCCCACTCAATGTCACCAACGAGCAATACACCGAGTGGCAGCACACCGTGCACCGCGAACTGCGAGCACTCATTCACCAGCCCATTCCTACACTGTTCATTTGCTACGGCAATTCATTTTTGACCTATGCCACCGGAGGCATAGTGCGCAGGAATTTCCCCGAAGAAGCAGGACCCACCGACGTCATTTTGACCGAAGCTGGCATGAAAGATCCACTCTTCCAAGGTCTGCCGCGCAAATTTCAGTCGCTCGGGGGCCACACCGAGAGCGCCGAAGAACTCGACGAAAGCGTCACCCGGCTCGCCGGCGGGCCCCACTGCCCAATACAGGCGATCCGCGCCAACGAATCCACTTGGGCCACCCAATTCCACCCCGAACTCACGACCGAACGCTTCGTGACACGCATAGGTTTCTACCTCGACTACGGCTATTTCAACGCCGCTGAGTTTGACCAGGTAGCACAGCGAGCGCGAGCGATCGATACCACCGCATCAAATCAAGTGATGCTAAATTTCCTCCAGATATGCCAGCAGTACGCCGAACAAACAAAGTCTGGGGTACCTCAATAG
- a CDS encoding ACT domain-containing protein codes for MFAIISVTGKDHTGIIAAVSAACAELEVNINNVSQTIMDGYFTMILHVSFDEEATNIEAIQQRMHAVEEQEALVIRIQSQAIFDAMNTI; via the coding sequence ATGTTTGCCATCATTTCTGTTACCGGCAAGGATCACACCGGCATTATCGCCGCTGTGTCCGCCGCTTGCGCTGAGCTTGAAGTTAATATCAACAACGTTTCGCAGACCATCATGGACGGCTACTTCACCATGATTCTTCACGTTTCATTTGATGAGGAAGCCACCAATATCGAAGCGATCCAACAGCGCATGCACGCAGTTGAGGAGCAAGAAGCACTGGTGATTCGCATCCAATCCCAGGCCATCTTCGACGCGATGAACACCATCTAG
- a CDS encoding PFL family protein produces MTTLHSSSNILDTIEMIEQYRLDIRTVTMGISLLDCVRGSMDATCEAVEEKITRLAQRLVPECETIERELGIPIVNKRISVTPVALIAAAHEESPVPLAHALDRAAKKVGVNFVGGYSALVEKGMTAADRRLIESIPQALTDTDVVCSSVNVGSSRAGINMDAVRELGLVIKQAAELTKDRDAIACAKLVVFANSVGDNPFMAGAFHGVEEPDCVVSVGVSGPGVVDRALGSLEGASLNEVAEEIKKAAFKITRAGQLVGNMASERLGVPFGIVDLSLAPTAELGDSVAHILEHMGLDQAGTHGTTAALALLNDAVKKGGMMACSRIGGLSGSFIPVSEDKGMIDAVRAGNISLDKLEAMTAICSVGLDMVAIPGDTTAAQISGMIADEAAIGVMNHKTTAVRVIPVPGTKPGNEVNFGGLLGYAPVIPVSKVGNEEFIARGGFIPAPVHGFRN; encoded by the coding sequence GTGACCACCCTGCACTCTTCTTCGAACATCCTCGACACCATCGAGATGATCGAGCAATACCGCCTGGACATCCGCACCGTGACCATGGGCATCTCGCTTCTTGATTGCGTTCGCGGCTCCATGGACGCCACCTGCGAAGCCGTCGAGGAAAAAATCACGCGGCTCGCCCAGCGTCTCGTTCCCGAATGCGAAACCATTGAGCGCGAGCTCGGCATCCCGATCGTGAACAAGCGTATCTCGGTCACCCCCGTTGCGTTGATCGCCGCGGCACACGAGGAATCGCCGGTGCCACTGGCGCACGCACTGGATCGCGCAGCCAAGAAAGTGGGCGTGAACTTCGTCGGCGGTTATTCAGCGCTGGTGGAAAAGGGCATGACCGCAGCCGATCGGCGTTTGATTGAGTCAATCCCTCAAGCACTCACCGACACCGACGTGGTGTGTTCTTCAGTGAATGTAGGTTCCTCGCGCGCAGGCATCAATATGGATGCAGTACGCGAGCTCGGCCTGGTGATTAAGCAGGCAGCAGAACTTACCAAGGATCGCGACGCCATTGCCTGCGCCAAGCTGGTCGTGTTTGCCAATTCTGTGGGCGACAACCCTTTCATGGCTGGCGCATTCCACGGCGTTGAGGAGCCCGATTGCGTGGTGAGCGTTGGCGTTTCCGGACCTGGCGTGGTGGACCGCGCACTGGGGTCACTTGAGGGTGCGAGCTTGAACGAGGTTGCCGAGGAGATCAAGAAGGCCGCCTTTAAGATCACCCGCGCAGGCCAATTGGTGGGTAACATGGCCTCAGAGCGCCTCGGGGTTCCCTTCGGGATCGTGGATCTCTCCCTCGCCCCCACTGCTGAGCTGGGCGATTCCGTGGCGCACATCCTAGAACACATGGGCCTGGATCAAGCCGGCACGCACGGCACCACAGCCGCACTCGCGCTGCTCAATGACGCCGTGAAGAAGGGTGGCATGATGGCCTGCTCGCGCATCGGCGGATTGTCCGGCTCCTTCATCCCCGTCTCTGAGGACAAGGGCATGATCGACGCGGTGCGCGCCGGCAACATTTCCTTGGACAAGCTCGAAGCCATGACCGCCATTTGTTCGGTGGGGCTGGACATGGTGGCAATCCCCGGCGACACCACGGCCGCACAGATCTCCGGGATGATCGCGGACGAAGCCGCCATCGGCGTGATGAACCACAAGACCACCGCTGTGCGCGTGATCCCTGTCCCCGGCACCAAACCCGGCAACGAGGTGAACTTCGGTGGCCTGCTAGGCTACGCGCCGGTAATCCCTGTATCCAAGGTGGGCAACGAGGAATTCATCGCCCGCGGCGGCTTCATCCCCGCCCCGGTGCACGGGTTTAGGAATTAG
- a CDS encoding M24 family metallopeptidase, whose translation MFEGFSLKTFRARIDAAKQAAANSGLDGVLITPGPDFEYLLDSKMHTHERFAGLVLAEREFVFAPGVDVADLKKSVAGELGLEIIGWNDGEDPYSFVPAGKLAVSAAMTADHLLELQSRGVEAVNATKVLAEAFVQKDEAEIRELTRAGEAIDAVHRKVPELLRAGVTEREVADKLRELILQEHVVVDFIIVGSGPHGADPHHDFSDRVIEEGDIVVVDIGGTLDSGYHSDCTRNYVVGEPSDEQQEIYHVLQKAQEAGLAFVKPGVRAGEVDKVVRDIIEEAGYGEYFIHRTGHGIGLSCHEEPFIIAGNDVVLREGMAFSIEPGVYFPGEWGARVEDIVILEADGARPVNLTPHELQRV comes from the coding sequence ATGTTTGAAGGATTTTCGCTCAAGACGTTCCGCGCCCGCATCGACGCGGCGAAGCAAGCTGCCGCCAACTCAGGTTTGGACGGCGTGCTGATCACCCCCGGTCCAGACTTCGAGTATTTGCTGGACTCAAAGATGCACACCCATGAGCGTTTCGCCGGGCTTGTGCTCGCGGAACGCGAGTTCGTCTTCGCGCCGGGCGTCGATGTTGCTGATCTGAAGAAGTCCGTGGCTGGCGAACTCGGCCTCGAGATTATCGGATGGAATGATGGCGAAGATCCCTACAGCTTTGTCCCCGCTGGCAAGCTCGCGGTGAGCGCAGCCATGACGGCTGATCATCTGCTCGAGTTGCAAAGCCGAGGAGTTGAGGCGGTGAATGCCACCAAGGTGCTGGCCGAGGCGTTCGTGCAAAAAGATGAAGCTGAGATCCGCGAGCTCACCCGCGCAGGCGAAGCAATCGACGCTGTACACCGCAAGGTGCCCGAACTGCTGCGCGCGGGTGTGACTGAGCGTGAGGTGGCTGACAAGCTACGCGAGCTCATCCTCCAGGAGCATGTGGTGGTGGACTTCATCATCGTCGGCTCTGGTCCCCACGGCGCTGATCCTCACCACGATTTCTCAGATCGCGTGATCGAGGAAGGTGACATTGTGGTGGTAGATATCGGCGGCACCCTGGATTCCGGCTACCACTCCGACTGCACCCGTAACTACGTGGTGGGAGAACCGAGCGACGAACAGCAGGAGATCTACCACGTGCTCCAGAAGGCCCAGGAGGCGGGCTTGGCCTTTGTCAAGCCTGGCGTTCGCGCGGGAGAGGTGGACAAGGTCGTGCGCGACATCATCGAAGAAGCTGGATACGGCGAATACTTCATCCATCGCACCGGCCACGGCATCGGGCTTTCCTGCCATGAAGAGCCCTTCATCATCGCCGGAAACGACGTTGTACTGCGTGAGGGCATGGCGTTTTCCATTGAGCCCGGCGTGTACTTCCCAGGCGAGTGGGGTGCCCGTGTTGAGGACATCGTGATCCTCGAGGCCGATGGTGCTAGGCCTGTGAACCTCACCCCGCACGAACTGCAGCGGGTGTAG
- a CDS encoding peptide MFS transporter, giving the protein MHSDTHQGVQSPEPQAKERQFFGHPWGLANLSGVEMWERFSFYGLQALLAYYLYYSVADGGLGMKESTALSIVGAYGGLVYLTSVAGAWVADRILSAERTLFYSAILVMCGHISLALLPGFTGVTIGLVCIAVGSGGLKTTSQVVLGQLYDREDPRRDGGFSIYYMGVNIGALLGPIITNALWGWQGFHWGFGAAAVMMAIGLVQYILMRKQTIKDAGHEVANPLPKSKYLPVFLGVLVVVGVFVGLFVTGVLHVNQLSNITALVALGVAVFLWIDMYRSDKVTDDERSRLLGFIPMFLAAVAFWSLFQQQFTVLAVYSDQRLNRTVFGHELPPGVVQSINPLFIILFAGVFASLWTKLGKRQPTYGTKFALALAVIALTMLIFLPYAGGGANSTPFFVIFVIFFLFTMAELLLSPVGNSMATRLAPQAFPTRMFALWMMSVSLGTALSGSLAQLYDPTSASAERTYFLAMFGVTIALSLMLFVLRKWINRKFIDVH; this is encoded by the coding sequence GTGCACTCTGACACTCATCAGGGCGTTCAATCACCTGAGCCGCAGGCGAAAGAGCGTCAATTTTTTGGTCACCCATGGGGACTGGCTAACCTGTCCGGCGTAGAGATGTGGGAGCGTTTCAGCTTCTACGGCCTCCAAGCCCTATTGGCCTACTACCTCTACTACTCAGTCGCCGACGGCGGACTAGGAATGAAGGAATCCACGGCGCTGTCCATCGTGGGCGCCTACGGAGGTTTGGTGTACCTCACCAGCGTGGCTGGTGCCTGGGTGGCTGACCGCATCCTCTCCGCAGAACGCACCTTGTTCTACTCGGCGATTCTGGTGATGTGCGGACACATCAGTCTCGCGCTGCTGCCGGGCTTCACTGGCGTCACAATCGGCTTGGTCTGTATTGCGGTTGGCTCCGGTGGGCTCAAAACCACCTCGCAGGTAGTGCTGGGCCAGCTGTATGATCGCGAAGATCCACGCCGCGACGGCGGTTTCTCCATTTACTACATGGGTGTGAACATTGGCGCCCTGCTCGGCCCGATCATCACGAACGCCCTGTGGGGTTGGCAGGGCTTCCACTGGGGCTTCGGCGCCGCTGCAGTCATGATGGCGATTGGCCTGGTTCAATACATCTTGATGCGCAAACAAACCATTAAAGATGCAGGACATGAGGTTGCGAATCCGCTGCCGAAGAGCAAATACCTTCCCGTATTTCTCGGCGTTCTCGTCGTAGTGGGAGTGTTCGTCGGCCTGTTCGTCACTGGTGTGCTTCACGTCAATCAACTCTCCAACATCACCGCATTGGTAGCCCTTGGCGTTGCCGTGTTCCTGTGGATTGATATGTATCGCTCAGATAAGGTCACCGATGATGAGCGCTCCCGTCTACTGGGCTTCATCCCAATGTTCCTGGCAGCCGTGGCCTTCTGGTCGCTCTTCCAACAGCAGTTCACCGTATTGGCCGTGTACTCCGATCAGCGCCTTAACCGCACTGTTTTCGGTCACGAACTGCCACCAGGCGTGGTGCAGTCCATCAACCCGCTGTTCATCATCCTGTTCGCAGGCGTCTTCGCCTCGCTGTGGACCAAGCTTGGTAAGCGCCAGCCAACCTACGGCACGAAGTTCGCACTGGCACTCGCTGTGATTGCACTGACCATGCTGATATTCCTGCCCTACGCAGGTGGCGGGGCAAATTCCACGCCCTTCTTCGTCATCTTCGTGATCTTCTTCCTGTTCACCATGGCTGAACTGCTGTTGAGCCCCGTGGGTAATTCCATGGCAACTCGCCTAGCGCCGCAGGCTTTCCCCACCCGCATGTTTGCTTTATGGATGATGAGCGTAAGCCTTGGTACCGCGCTCTCAGGCTCGCTGGCGCAGCTTTACGATCCCACGAGCGCCAGTGCCGAACGCACCTACTTCTTGGCAATGTTTGGTGTCACGATCGCTTTGAGCCTCATGCTCTTCGTGCTTCGCAAGTGGATCAACCGCAAGTTCATCGACGTGCACTAG
- a CDS encoding ABC-F family ATP-binding cassette domain-containing protein: MIVTNDLEVRVGARTLLEAPGQHLRVQPGDRIGLVGRNGAGKTTTMRILSGETEPYGGNVTRSGEIGYLPQDSREGNLEQTARDRVLSARGLDQIAKSMDRQQEIMETTEHTGKRDAAIRKYSRLEERYHALGGYEASSEAARICDNLGLPARILDQKLSTLSGGQRRRVELAQILFAASAGSGKSQVTLLLDEPTNHLDADSITWLRDFLKKHEGGLIMISHDVELLDAVCNKIWFLDAVRAEADVYNMGFSKYKDARATDEARRRRERANAEKKASALKDQAARLGAKATKAAAAKQMLARAERMMGSLDEVRQADRVANIKFPTPAPCGKTPLHAKGLTKMYGSLEVFAGVDLAIDKGSRVVVLGFNGAGKTTLLKLLAGVERTDGEGGIVTGHGLKIGYFAQEHDTIDPEKSVWQNTIEACPEAGEQDLRGLLGAFMFSGEQLDQPAGTLSGGEKTRLALAALVSSRANVLLLDEPTNNLDPVSREQVLDALRTYEGAVVLVTHDPGAVRALEPERVIVLPDGDEDLWNDEYMEIVELA; encoded by the coding sequence GTGATTGTCACCAATGATCTAGAAGTACGCGTCGGCGCCCGCACCCTGCTCGAAGCACCTGGTCAGCACCTACGAGTGCAGCCGGGTGATCGCATTGGGTTGGTCGGGCGCAACGGTGCTGGCAAAACCACCACGATGCGTATTCTTTCCGGTGAAACTGAGCCCTATGGCGGAAACGTCACCCGTAGTGGCGAAATCGGCTACCTTCCGCAGGATTCGCGTGAAGGCAATCTCGAGCAGACCGCACGGGATCGAGTGCTTTCCGCGCGCGGGCTTGACCAAATTGCGAAATCCATGGATCGACAGCAGGAGATCATGGAAACCACTGAACACACCGGCAAACGCGACGCTGCCATCAGGAAATACTCACGCCTCGAAGAGCGCTACCATGCGCTGGGAGGATACGAGGCCTCATCGGAGGCTGCGCGTATTTGCGACAACCTGGGGCTTCCCGCGCGTATTCTCGATCAAAAGCTCAGCACCTTATCCGGCGGTCAGCGTCGCCGTGTGGAGTTGGCGCAAATCCTCTTCGCCGCGAGTGCCGGTTCCGGAAAGTCGCAGGTGACATTGCTTCTCGACGAGCCAACGAACCACTTGGACGCCGATTCCATCACTTGGTTGCGCGACTTTTTGAAAAAGCACGAGGGAGGGCTCATCATGATCTCCCACGATGTTGAGTTGCTCGACGCCGTGTGCAACAAAATTTGGTTCCTCGATGCTGTACGTGCCGAAGCTGATGTCTATAACATGGGCTTTTCCAAGTACAAAGATGCACGTGCTACGGACGAGGCGCGGCGGAGGCGTGAACGCGCGAATGCCGAGAAGAAAGCCTCGGCGCTCAAAGACCAAGCCGCCCGTCTTGGTGCCAAAGCCACCAAAGCGGCCGCCGCGAAGCAAATGTTGGCGCGCGCGGAGCGAATGATGGGATCACTCGACGAAGTACGCCAGGCGGATCGCGTTGCCAACATTAAATTCCCGACACCCGCGCCTTGTGGAAAAACGCCACTACACGCCAAAGGGCTTACGAAAATGTACGGCTCTTTGGAAGTGTTCGCCGGCGTAGATCTAGCCATTGATAAAGGATCACGAGTGGTGGTGCTCGGGTTCAATGGTGCAGGCAAGACCACCTTGCTCAAGTTGCTCGCTGGAGTGGAACGTACCGACGGTGAAGGCGGCATCGTGACAGGCCACGGACTCAAAATCGGCTACTTTGCACAGGAACACGACACCATTGATCCAGAAAAGTCGGTGTGGCAAAACACGATCGAGGCGTGCCCGGAGGCAGGGGAGCAGGACCTTCGCGGACTTCTCGGCGCTTTCATGTTCTCTGGCGAACAATTAGATCAGCCTGCTGGCACGCTATCGGGTGGCGAAAAGACTCGCCTAGCCCTGGCCGCGCTGGTGTCCTCTCGAGCGAACGTGCTGTTATTGGATGAGCCCACCAACAACTTGGATCCAGTTTCGCGCGAACAGGTGCTGGATGCGCTGCGTACCTACGAAGGGGCAGTCGTGTTGGTGACGCACGATCCGGGTGCCGTGCGTGCGCTTGAACCCGAGCGCGTGATTGTGCTGCCCGATGGTGACGAGGACCTTTGGAACGATGAATATATGGAGATCGTCGAGCTCGCATAG
- a CDS encoding 3-hydroxyacyl-CoA dehydrogenase/enoyl-CoA hydratase family protein, which yields MNHTDKYSQAPNPITLLEHPVRKAVVIGSGSMGSGIAALIASAGVQVTLLDIASEEGQRNQRAQKGKDIQVQRRGFTHPSMAENVTVGNTTDDLAVVAEADWVVEAIFENLQAKQDLYASLEPHLGEQTILSSNTSTLPLEQLTQKLPADLRERFFITHFFNPPRVMPLVELIAAPGVPEARQEWIVQVIEQQLGKRALPCRDTPGFIANRVGNLWMAAAAGWALENDVPIELADAIASRPFGVPRTGVFGLFDYIGLQLVPDVWGSTLQAVPERDAYHRWNIAEHPLMQGLIERGLTGRTGESGFYRDGKEVITEDFTYRPVSLGDDPALQAKSLVELLDVDSLGGEFARQVFARTLAYCCEVGPEIADTAQDIDLAMELGYGWKQGPFALADSVGLVRAAAVLERVDLEVPAMLQHAIDAGGFYPNEGQTLSTTGELVALREQQGVAQVSELIATAEVLVKNEAAAIYRLESGVGLFVAKTKLGTLNPDALDILAASADLDLRALVLAGADARAISAGADVTVLAQAAYDSDPERFAELLDHGLNSLRAIKYAPFPVVAAVRGVALGGGAELSLHSDAMVVHVDAKIGFPERNVGIFPAWGGPMQHLLRAQSRGINNAETLVFDFAMKATPARGAYGAWDLGVLGEQDQIAMSSDHVLAAALALAEDLAVGYQPAREPTFELAKDLSWEQDAQSLEGDERAQAADQHIAEALGALLSGAPKSESEMDRESTQRCVEIFNHEENRERIIAMGKRLGAKF from the coding sequence ATGAACCACACAGACAAATATTCCCAAGCACCCAACCCAATAACGCTGCTGGAACACCCCGTGCGCAAAGCCGTGGTTATCGGATCCGGATCCATGGGCTCCGGCATCGCTGCATTAATCGCCAGTGCCGGAGTGCAGGTCACTTTACTGGATATCGCCAGCGAGGAAGGGCAGCGCAACCAGCGTGCGCAAAAGGGGAAAGACATACAGGTCCAACGACGTGGCTTTACGCACCCCTCTATGGCCGAAAACGTCACCGTTGGCAACACCACCGATGATTTGGCTGTCGTCGCGGAAGCCGATTGGGTAGTGGAGGCGATCTTTGAAAACCTCCAAGCGAAACAAGACCTATACGCCAGCCTAGAGCCGCACCTGGGTGAGCAAACGATCTTAAGCTCGAATACCTCCACGTTGCCGCTCGAGCAGCTGACTCAGAAGCTGCCAGCCGATCTGCGAGAGCGATTCTTTATCACCCACTTCTTCAACCCGCCCCGCGTGATGCCACTGGTAGAGCTGATCGCAGCACCTGGTGTTCCTGAGGCTCGTCAGGAATGGATCGTGCAGGTCATCGAGCAGCAACTGGGTAAGCGCGCACTGCCGTGCCGTGACACACCGGGATTCATCGCCAACCGTGTGGGAAATCTGTGGATGGCCGCAGCCGCCGGTTGGGCTTTGGAAAACGACGTACCAATCGAGCTTGCCGACGCCATCGCCTCCAGACCCTTCGGCGTACCACGAACCGGTGTGTTCGGACTGTTCGATTACATCGGCCTGCAATTGGTGCCGGACGTGTGGGGCTCCACCCTCCAAGCCGTCCCGGAGCGCGACGCTTATCACCGCTGGAATATCGCTGAGCACCCACTGATGCAGGGGCTCATTGAGCGCGGGCTTACTGGGCGCACCGGCGAATCTGGATTCTATCGGGACGGCAAAGAAGTCATCACTGAAGACTTCACCTATCGTCCAGTTTCGCTTGGCGACGACCCGGCGCTGCAAGCCAAGAGTCTGGTCGAGCTGCTCGACGTCGATTCGCTCGGAGGTGAGTTTGCCCGGCAAGTATTCGCCCGCACGCTGGCATATTGCTGCGAAGTTGGCCCCGAGATCGCCGATACCGCACAAGACATTGACCTTGCCATGGAGCTTGGTTATGGCTGGAAGCAGGGTCCCTTCGCGTTGGCGGATAGCGTGGGTCTGGTACGAGCAGCCGCGGTTTTGGAGCGCGTGGATTTGGAGGTTCCCGCAATGCTGCAGCACGCGATTGATGCCGGTGGCTTCTACCCAAACGAAGGGCAGACACTTTCCACCACTGGAGAACTGGTAGCGCTGCGTGAGCAACAGGGCGTTGCTCAGGTTTCGGAGCTCATCGCCACTGCAGAAGTATTAGTGAAAAACGAGGCCGCAGCTATCTATCGTTTGGAGTCTGGCGTTGGGCTGTTTGTGGCCAAGACGAAGCTCGGAACGCTGAACCCTGATGCTCTTGACATCTTGGCTGCCTCGGCGGATCTCGACTTGCGTGCGCTGGTGCTCGCAGGTGCCGACGCGCGGGCGATTTCCGCAGGCGCAGACGTCACTGTGTTAGCCCAGGCCGCCTATGATAGCGACCCTGAACGCTTCGCAGAACTCCTGGACCACGGTCTGAACAGCCTTCGCGCCATCAAATACGCACCTTTCCCAGTGGTGGCGGCGGTTCGAGGTGTGGCGCTCGGCGGCGGTGCAGAATTGAGCCTGCACAGTGACGCGATGGTGGTTCATGTGGACGCGAAGATCGGTTTCCCTGAGCGCAATGTAGGAATTTTCCCCGCATGGGGCGGGCCCATGCAACATCTACTTCGTGCCCAAAGTCGTGGCATCAACAATGCAGAGACATTGGTATTCGACTTCGCTATGAAGGCAACACCTGCGCGTGGAGCCTACGGGGCTTGGGACCTCGGCGTGCTGGGGGAGCAGGATCAGATTGCGATGAGCTCCGATCACGTGCTCGCCGCGGCACTTGCACTCGCTGAAGATCTGGCTGTCGGGTATCAACCTGCAAGGGAACCAACCTTTGAACTGGCTAAAGACCTGAGCTGGGAACAGGATGCGCAGTCGCTTGAAGGTGATGAGCGCGCCCAAGCCGCTGATCAACACATTGCCGAGGCACTGGGTGCGTTGCTCAGTGGCGCACCAAAGAGCGAGTCGGAGATGGATCGCGAGTCAACGCAACGATGCGTCGAAATCTTCAACCATGAAGAAAATCGCGAGCGCATCATCGCGATGGGAAAGCGCCTGGGTGCCAAGTTCTAA
- a CDS encoding acetyl-CoA C-acyltransferase, producing the protein MMMEQDLYILSGARTAIGSFGGQLSSLGPKELGAHVASAALERAGVGAEAVDSLIAGIVLPNEPKDLYVSRRIAKTVGMADHSTAMNVNRLCGSGVQAIVSSALDILSGGAQMSLAVGTESMSNAPYSIPGLRSGRKMSDGTTQDWMLGALSCPFGTGHMGVTAENVAREHGISREDQDAFAAESQRRALRAIEQGLFEDEIAALKLQSRKGDVVVERDEHPRQITEEKLATLKPVFEKDGTVTAGNASGINDGAAAVLLASAEAVQKYGVKPLAKIKGWGIAGVPPHLMGLGPIPAVPKALKAAGVSLGEIGVIESNEAFASQAIAVSRELEFDPAIVNPNGGAIALGHPVGATGVILTVKALHHMHRNNLDYGLVTMCIGGGQGIALVLEKA; encoded by the coding sequence ATGATGATGGAACAAGATCTTTACATTCTCTCAGGGGCACGAACCGCTATCGGCAGCTTTGGCGGGCAACTGTCCAGTCTCGGTCCAAAGGAGCTCGGCGCCCACGTCGCCAGCGCTGCTCTCGAACGCGCGGGCGTGGGTGCCGAGGCGGTGGATTCTCTGATCGCAGGCATCGTGTTGCCAAATGAACCGAAGGATCTGTATGTGTCCAGGCGGATCGCGAAGACGGTGGGGATGGCTGATCACTCAACCGCGATGAACGTCAACCGACTATGCGGATCTGGAGTACAGGCCATCGTGAGCTCGGCTCTCGACATCCTCAGCGGGGGAGCGCAAATGAGCCTCGCTGTGGGTACCGAAAGCATGAGCAATGCGCCTTATTCCATTCCTGGACTGCGCAGCGGGCGAAAGATGAGTGATGGAACGACGCAGGACTGGATGCTTGGTGCACTCAGTTGCCCCTTCGGAACCGGGCACATGGGCGTCACCGCAGAGAACGTCGCCCGTGAACACGGCATCAGCCGCGAAGATCAGGACGCCTTCGCCGCCGAGAGCCAACGCCGAGCGCTTCGAGCCATCGAGCAAGGACTCTTTGAAGATGAGATAGCGGCGCTCAAACTGCAGAGCCGAAAGGGTGACGTTGTTGTTGAACGCGACGAGCACCCGCGCCAGATAACCGAGGAAAAGCTCGCCACGCTCAAGCCAGTATTCGAAAAAGATGGAACCGTGACAGCGGGCAATGCTTCCGGGATCAACGATGGCGCTGCTGCGGTGCTGCTCGCGTCTGCTGAGGCGGTACAAAAATATGGTGTGAAGCCCCTGGCCAAAATCAAGGGTTGGGGCATTGCTGGAGTGCCTCCACACCTGATGGGACTGGGACCAATCCCTGCGGTCCCCAAAGCATTGAAGGCCGCCGGCGTATCGCTGGGGGAAATCGGTGTGATCGAGTCGAATGAAGCCTTCGCATCACAAGCCATCGCGGTCAGCCGTGAACTGGAGTTTGATCCGGCGATCGTCAATCCCAACGGCGGTGCCATTGCCCTCGGGCACCCGGTGGGTGCGACGGGCGTGATTTTGACAGTGAAAGCGCTGCATCACATGCACCGCAACAATTTGGACTATGGCTTGGTCACCATGTGCATCGGTGGCGGCCAGGGCATTGCATTGGTATTGGAGAAAGCATGA